Part of the Quercus robur chromosome 5, dhQueRobu3.1, whole genome shotgun sequence genome, tatcattttttttttttttttgacagaatcaatatgaacaatAGGAAAAAGGTTATTTTATTCCTATAAATTCCATGGAAATGTCCTGCAATGAGAAAGCAGCATAAAGTTACATTGATATTTAGActcgtcttcttcttttttccaaaaagtttagacacaaattttttcactcCTGCTGATCTAGGATGCACGAACACAAACACAGTTACAACACAATGACACgagtaattttgaaaaattataacataaaatgACAAGTATGACACCAGTATGACACTAGTGTACGAGACGGATATAACACAAGTACGGTATCCTAAATGAAGTGTTCGTGCATCCTAACTATTGATATgacatgttataattttttttttttttttttgagaaataattacaacatgttgCTAACACCGCAGTTCGAACCCTTTCCCtcctagacccccaagcactttgtgcatggggaggtgccaatttaactacaaggcctttggcgaCATGTTATAATTGATAGATAATAAAAGTAGTACAAGTAATGGATCCATAtgaaaatgatgttattttAATCATAACTTACCACCTTTAACAAGATATAAAATAATCATGAATAAAGTTTTGTCCTTAATATTGCTTCATTATCAAAAATTAGTGctctatttttgtttccttctcttGATGTGTAAAGAATTTGGGTGGTAATATGACATAATAGTCATGaagaatatcaaaatttttttttttttgctgaataattttattttaatttaactGGTAAGCACATCATAACTGTATAGATCCCTGGAGATCTTGTTTCACACCCACGCTATGAGACACCATGAAAATgaacaacaccccccccccccccccaaatagATAtgattctttgcatatttttatatttatataaaaaaaattatgcattaaaactACCCTTgcattaatttatatttatataaaaaaattatgcattaaaattattggaaaaacTATGAATTTTATGCGCATACTTTTCTTGACTCAAATATTTTCAGTATTAATTTCTTTAGTAAGCCAATGAAATAGCAGTAAACTAAAACATTCAAATATGTtcagtataattttttatttgtcttatCCAGTACTGAATATGTGTTTGAAGAGCGTTCTCCATGTTTGGACTGGTGGTGGTCAAGtctctttcccttctttctcgGGATATGTGTGAATATGACaattttgtttggatttgatTAGCTCAAGAACAGTCTTACGAAGAGGAAGAGTATTCTTGAGCCATAACTTCgtaatttttacaaatatactTTTAGATCTTTATTGTTCTgtttttgctatattttttgtgcttttaccaGTAGAAGCGATGAGGTGTGTTGCTGAAGTTTAACAGAAGTGATCTCAAGTGGACAGAATAATGTTCATAACAAATTTGCTATTAACATTATTTCGCTTGAATTCACTATCAACATTACTTTTATCATACCTCTTTTATTGGGATTatagcaatatttttttttcacttgaatTCATTATTAAGCTTATTTTTatcatacacacaaaaaaaaaaaaacttgtatgcaattataaaaaacaaatgggTAGTTATAATAAATCCACCTAAGGTTAAACTCGTTTTCATGTTGCCTACTAATTAATAGTTCTAAAGTGATGCTAATAGCAAATTCAAGTGAAAATAATATTCACAATAAATCATGTCATTaattaattgtgaaaaaaaaaacctataaatggtcatataataaaagttatgtTATATATTAGTGAATTCAAATGAAGATAatgttttacttaaaaaaaaaaaaatgaagataatgTTCATGATAAATCATGCCATTAATTATTCGtgaaataaaaactataaatagtCACgtaataaaagtgatgttaataacgaattcaagtaaaaataatgttgctataatcataataaattatCTCATTAATTGTGAATGGTTGcccaaaaaagaataagaaaaaaaagaatctgcATTGAAGTCATTGTCGCCGTGCTAGAATTTTGGATATATAAAAGGTGGGAGTGTTAAGAGGAATCCACCACACAGTGAGGCTTTGCATAAAAGCTGAGACATATTAGCTAATGGCGAGTCTAAGCTACTTTTTCTGTGTGTTTGTGAGCCTTCTCAACCTAATCAGCTGCCATGTTCAGTCCAAGCCAAATGGAGAACATAAGACCTTGTTCGTATTTGGGGACTCACTCTTTGATCCAGGCAACAATCAGTACCTCAATGGTAGTAGTGTGGAAGGTGGATCAATTTCTTGGCCATATGGAGAAACCTACTTCAACCATTCCACTGGGAGACTCTCTGATGGCCGTTTAGTCCCAGACTTTATTGGTAAGCAACACATCATATATGTTACTATAACATGATGCAGAttagtttttgtacttaattgtTAACACTGTTCTCTTACAATGGTTGCAGCCCAGATTGCCATGTTGCCTATACTTCCACCATACCTACAACCAATTGCACATCGTTTCACTTATGGGGCTAACTTTGCTTCAGCTGGAGCAGGTGTTCTTGTTCAAACTCACCCTGGAACGGTATGTAGATCATTTTCCATTTAAGAATTAGTCATGGGTGGAGTCAGCATCACCCATTTTTTTGTTCAAGAAAAAACAATAGAACTTACGACACATTTGGTACATTAGGAATAGTAATGTTTGTTATTGGAAGTAAAAGATATTATAATAGAATAAGGGCATGTTCAAAGGAGAATTATTGGAATACTCCGAAAGTACCATAAATACACTCCTCATTCTCAAAAGAATTGTGAATtctatcataaatttaattagtagaatCCACAATTATGTAAAATGAGAgaatatgcatttatggtactctgaaAGTATTCTATAATTACTCAAATTCAAAGAATGTATGATGATGCCACTTCATATAAGTGGGGAAATGGCATTAAATGGTATTTACCCATGTAGGTAACTTTCtttctgttttgaaaaatgcCAAAGGGCATGTTTGACAAACTGTAAAAGACATtgtaacataataataattattttttttttttttttagacttagACCCCTATCAAAAACTgtgtttaaccaattttaaggccaggttgttaattagatttattacgAAAGTTTTAGGTTAAACAAACAATCATCAATATTATGCacaatagaaaatttatttgacacagaaaaccttatgaaataaACTGTTCCAAAGGAAAAACCTAGGGGGAGTTTATCTAATCAATTCCAAGGTAACAGTTTCACTATAAAATGGAGATTTACAATCAAGAATAATCTTATTCGTAGTAAATCTAAATTTAGTTACCGAACTGAGATCTGAATCTCACAGACTTCCTTTACAATGAACTACAATAATGTGAACCTCCAATCCACGCACTTCAAAATCCCATTTAGCACCTTTGATTATAAGAATGaggcaacaacttctacaacactGGATCTTGATTTTATTCAAAGAATATCACTAGTATAAAATATGAAAGAGTTTTTGGTACAGAAACCCAATATACAGAATAGAAGGCATAAGAggcacttctctctctctctctctctctctctctctctctctctctctctctctctctctctctctctctctctctctctctctctctctctctctctctctctctctctctctctctctgttactTCGTCCTATAGAGTCTCTTTTATAGTGTAGAATAAATAGCACGAAACCCTAGTATATTAGACAATGAGCTAGGCTTTAAAATATGCAAACCGATCTAATTCACGATTTTCGATTGGTCGAACTTCAGTTTCGATTAATTGAAACTGTTAAAAATCCGGTTCCTTGAATCAGTTATTTTCCTGTCCTTGCACACTAAATACCAATTtattgagcattgtctaatcaATCCTATAGACTTTATGAGCTATatttagacaagtttgtgttcacgtgTTAGCCAACAAAACTACAAAAGTATAGaacctaatatttttttatattaaaaaaaaaagtgttgtaatgtaatagttatttttatttctatggTTTAGCTATTTTATAGTTTggtaatgtttttattatatggAATAGTCATTATTTATAAACATTTATTCTTAAGTATaattattcctctttaaaagtGTTATAATAACTATTATTTAGTAGGTTAATATTTGTGACTAGTGAAGATGTATCCCCACATGGCCCACAGACACTCATTCACCagtcacaactcgccacatggcaAGTTGTGACACAAAATTGTGCAATATTTGGTAGTCCTAGCACAActcttaatatatttccaaatatataaacttttcatacaaacaaaacatttatacttttttttattaaaaaaaaatataaatattctttttttaggaaagataattatataaataagatATTTTAAACTTTATCTTAATTGTAAAGTGCAAACTATACCCCAAAAGTttgagggtgtttggattttaaacCCTAAAATTTCAGTCTTTCAAAGTTTGGATTTCATCccataaaattttattccttttgCATCAATGGCCCCTTCATCCATATTTTCCATTAAATGCCACATAAACTTGCCATGCGTGTTTAGtttttccaataaaatgatGCCCCATCATTTTTGtagcctaaaaaaaattaaataatgaaataattaaaaatgacatgacataataaaataacttgGCATCATTTTATTAGATGAACTAAACACACATGACAAACTTATATGGTAATTAATAGAAAATATGGATGTATGGGTTACTAATGCAAATGAAATAGAACTTCatggtataaaatccaaattctaaaatttcaaaatgtaaaatccaaacacccccaaactttaggaaTGTAGTTGTAATTTAGCCTTATCTTAATATTACAACTTACAACCAAATATATGAATAAGTTTAGTTGCCAtaacaaaaaaatgtttagtTATACATTACAACACTatttattttcagtaataaaaattataattcctACTGTAATCATCATTCAATATATCAAACATGACCAAAGTTTGTTTGGGAAATTATAATGGAGGAATTTGTTGGGTTATAAATTGAtcccggttaattaattcaattatccaagttgattaattaagtcaaattacatgcaaatcatggagacacaaacaaataaccaaataaactagattgcaacggaaaataacttgacatggtgatttgttgactaaTGAGGAAATCTCTCACAAGGCAAAACCTCACCAAGtaattttcaggtcaccactcccattAATCACTAATCAAGAATCAAGTTGTTACAGATacaaggaatcttaccactaacTTGGACTAAagtaccaacttacagttgaaccttcaCTTTAATCCCCAATTAGACTTGACCTTGTAATGACTTATTCCCTTTTCACGGATCCCCGTACGTGACTAACTCATTTGCTTGattccaagtacatgactaactccacatGTACAACAACCCTTtgattattgtaattgatttgcaACAACTttacatagaaacaccaataaaattttcaattgtaagtgctagagactttgcttggttataGAACCCAAAGACGCATAGGAAACGCAACAAGATATCTTTCTTTtgtaggaggaggctagggtttcaaaaagaaaaccttatgaaactTTCTAGGGTTAGCTCTCTAggattagggttttctctctctacctCCTTATTTATATAGAAGCTTAATGGGCATTTTAATGAGCTCTCCTATTCCAATAATGTTTTCTCTCCTAAACGTattaggtttacacaaacccataaacaaatagccaaTAGAATTCAAACATTGCAAGCTATATTAAAAATCCCATAAGCTCGATAGATCAAGAGGTATCGAGACAGGTATCGAGCttcattaaatctcaatagatcgaCAGGTATCAAGATAGGTATTAGGACCTGCAGATTTAACttttcttgagtaatcttcatgtcttcaatgaAACTACTTGTAATGATAATCTTGAACCCACTttgatctacctaattacaagtaaagtgtgttttgtcataaaatatgctaatatataaaaaatatgatcCTAACAGAATTAATTTAGGACACTACTTAACTATAAAGGTTAAGCCTATGAGTTTAGGTTCAATTATACATATTCAATAAAGTCATTATTAATTGTACTATAAATTGCTTATAAATATGATGATGAATGTAATTGATGTCACATCaataacataaaattaaatagaaaaaagtacTTTTTAAGTACACAAAACCCCTTGTTAAAACACTTGTTTTATTTGTAAACTATTGAATATCCATTAAAATAAACGATGAGTTGCTCATGTGATAACATATATCTGTATTTAGAGTTGCATCTCACATAAaccaacatcatatgtgatCCTACATTACACTCAAAATCTCAAGGGGGTTTGGTGTTTTAGGGGAAACAACAAGGCATTAGTGCatcttttcctattttttaattcatcttTACCTTGCCTTGATAAGTTGACATATGTCTCTAAAATGtatgttttattcttttatatatatgaaaagtgtTACTTCTACAACACTTTAACGATAAATcttatataataagttattactagttctaattacttaaattattttttactagTTACATTCAATAATAACctgtcacttaagatttgttgtgaaagttaTGTGAAAATGTCGTGGACataacatctctctctctctctctctctctctctctttatatatatatatatatatacatatatgtatatatatatttggtggTTGGCCTACTTGCTGGATGGAAACTTTGTGCTACAACTGAAAATCACGGAAATAAAAGCGCTCTTGGAAGTGGGTAGTCATGCTTAAGAATCAATGATAAAATATAGTAATGCAAGGACATTTTACTCTTAATCAGcttaattttccttttctctccagATAAATCTCCCAGCGCAGCTAAGCTATTTTAAGGCTGTAGTGAAGTCACTAAGGCAGAAATTAGGTGATGTAAAAGCTAAGAAGGTGGTGAAGAAAGCTGTGTACTTGTTTAGCATTGGAGGCAACGATTACTTCAGCTTTTCCTCACAGTACCCCAATGCTTCTCAGTCTGACCGAATAAAATACGTGGAGATTGTCATAGGCAACTTGACTAGTGTGCTGAAAGTAAGTTAAtcactttgaaaaaaattaatttgaggAACTATTTTAGTACAAAGACAGTGTTCAATAAGTTcgtctattttttatttcaaaatctttttttttttttcaggacTTATATGGTTTAGGAGGAAGGAAAATTGCATTTCAGAATGCAGGGCCTTTGGGTTGCCTACCAGCCATGAAAGCAATGAATCCCCAACTTGGTGGCAAGTGTGCTAAAGAACCCTCAGCTCTTGCAAGACTACACAACAGAGCTCTAGCCAACGCCCTTAAAAAGTTAGAGAGCAAGTTACCAGGTTTCAAGTATTCAATCTTCGATTATTACAATGCGCTTCTAGACAAAGTGTACAACGCTCCAAAATATGGTAGGCTGTGACCACAATCTGCATATTATGCTTCAAACAAGTTGGATTTACCTTTACAATAACAATACATTAATACTAGGGACACAACAATTTTCACTATCTTTTTTACAATCATTGACATAGTAAATTGTAATTCGAACAATATCACTTTCATATGAACTCACTACTAAAATCACTCTTATTAGCACCAAGCATAACATGCCATTTTAGCAGTTGtaacaaaattatgaaaattgttgtgttCCTAGATTTATTGTCACAATAACTTTCACAACTGTTCATAATAGTTTGTTATAGTTAGTACATAGTAAAAATGGTGTTATGTGAAAGTAATATTGCTTCCATCAAAacttttaagaaagaaaaaaaaaaatgatgaacaaAGTTGTCCCTACTCCCTACCATTGCTCTTACCTCTATCTTTGTTGTAACTCTTTTCCTGTGTTTTTAAGGCTTCAAGAATGGTAAGGATGCATGTTGTGGCAGTGGACCATATAGGGCAATGAATTGTGGAGGAGGGAGAAATGGAAAAGAACCATTTAAGGTATGCAGTGATCCTGGTGCGTATGTGTGGTTTGATGGTGGCCATACTACTGAAGCAGCGAACAGGCAATTAGCTGAGCTGATATGGAGTGGAGAACCAAATGTCACAGGCCCTTACAATGTGAAACAACTATTTGAACAAGCGTAATTGGATCTCTTATGACCAGTTAATCATCATATGCATGTCTAGCTTTCTTGTTATGTTTTTGGAGTTGACACCGTCACTTCAGATGTAAACCACAcctttttaataatatttgcATTTCTATTACAGAGCCAAAAATATGGGAAATGTGtttgtatttcattttctaATGCTTGACcatatatcatataattttCTTCATCTTTAACATGTTAAATACGTCCACATTTTATAAACTAGTAATTTTCTCATAATCATAAGTTTGTGCCTGAGCGATTTTCAATCCTCCTGTCAATCATGGATAAACCATTATGAATCCCCTTAGCTATTGTCATTTATGGCAAATGTCCTCAGCAAAATATTTTAACTAACCTGGATgttccatcatttttttttttttaaatcaatatgaATAAGTACAACATCAAGTGAAAACATAAAGGCTATTGGCAGAACATCCATGGAGATGTTATCAAACTTTATTTCTTTTACAGAATCAATATGTACAATAAGCAAAAGGCtattttgttgttattaatTCCATCGAAATGTCTTGCAATGAGAAAGCAACATAAAGTTACTTCGGAATTTTGactcatttttatcttttttcaataagtttggacacaattttttttttttttttcacaactgctCACATaacttattataatttgggTCTTGTTAACGGGTATTTTTAGGGTAATGATTAATAAACcatatttaaaaagttttaatatcatttttatgagagatataaaaaactattaaaataattaattgttttataaatttctataaaaatgtttctaaaaatagtttctaaatcATTGCCCTTGGGGCATctgttaacatttttttttaattaatacacAATTAAAGCAATATTAGTGATGCACCCATATCAAAATGATGTTTtaatacacttagattaggttagagtagaatttctatcttgtacccaaaaaaatttgatgtttaATCATACCTTACACCTTTAACAAgtcattaaataaattatgaattaaGTTTGTTTTCCCtaatattactctttttttttccttcccttgaTGTATACAGAATTTGGATGGCAATACGACATTATAGTCatgaaaaatatcaatttaattttaattcatcGGTAAGACCATTATAACTCTACTAGACTCATCACACATGTTTTGTGCGTGCAATaaggctttttttattttttattttgagtttggtgaaataatgtttaaaagtgagatgaggctctttatttttatttttatttttggatttagtgaaataatatttaaaagtgagatagagaTAGTTCCATAAGTTTTAGGATATTTTTGTATGTGAGAGTTGATAAAAGTTTAAAAGCCTAAAACTTaggaactttttaaaaaatagtaaattactcttttaactggtttgtgttttcaaatttaaaattatttaagtaaAAGATATGGGTATTTTAGAGCGTTTAAGAATTCgtgtgaaaatattttggtgCACAAAATGTTGAAACCCAAACAGGAAATTCTcttattaatagtatagatagaTCCAACAAGGAAATCCTAAGTGATCCTTGTTTCACTCCCCACACCATGAGACAACATGCAAACGAACCCCACAAAGACATgattctttgcttttttttttcttttttctttttttgtatatatgtaATACAATTCCTGCATTGAAAGTATTGGCAAAACTATTGATTCAATGCACTTGCTTTTCTTGATTCAAATATGTTCATATTCGATTGCTTGGATATGAAAGCATTCATTAGTTTCACTTAAGGGTATATTTGATAGACTATAATAGACaatgtaatgtaatagttattactataatttagttattaagtagtttaattatatttttattacaataggTAGTCATTACTTATGAATatctattatttaaaataaagaataattacTCCTTTCAAGAAGAgttgtaatagttatttcttagtatgtgtaataatttctaaaatagatatatttttatataaacaaactttctataTGTACATAACAATTATGAGAATAAAAATTCATCAGAATAActaatctctctcttttaaatttcaaaaaaagtcTGAATTTGATAAGGACaggattttaaatttatgttttacaccatccaataaaaaattgtcacgTCAgctttttttacttaaaactcaatacatTTTACCACAtataataacatctcaataaactcatagttaagttggattttcaaatgggTATTAAAATTGATTGAATATGGTTATGtctattctttaatatgtaatataatGATGTGGTATATTGGGATTGAATGGGTAAAACTTAGGTTTTACATCACattcttattgaatttaatctctttcaaaaatattattttaaaggaaatataattatataagtaagatatttcctaaaatatattttaaaattttattctaatgttaggACTTACAACCAAACTTAAGAAATTGAATCTAAGTTTTATCTGTGTATGTGTGTGCGTGACAACGTATGTCCATTTGACCCAAAACAAATATTGGTGGTACCAAATACCAACCATtttttatttcacaaaatgtgGAGCCATATGGGGGTTCTATACTTCTATGTATGTAATTGTAAGTTTTTCAAACTTCATTCAGGAAGTTGGTCCTGAAACTTTATGAACATTCATTGACTTCATGTGTTCCCACTTCCCACTTGCCATGAGAAATGCTAACTGGAAAGTCACTCTTGTAGCAATCATTAATACCTTAATATCTCCTCAAACTTCATGAACATTCGTTGACTTCATGTGTTCCCACTTCCCACGTGCTATGAGAAAAGCGAACTGGAAAGTCACTCCTGTAGCAATCAATTATGCCTTAACATCACCTCATTGCTTGTGTCATCATTCATCAAAGAATACctcttatcaaaaataaataaataaataaagaataccAATGCATTATAGTCATGAAAAACACACCCTTAAGgtcctgaaaaaaaaaaaaaaaaaaaaaaaaaaaaaacctttccaTTTGTGTTTGTCATGATTACTTGGATTCGGGCATGCAATTAAagaatttttctaaataaagattcttattatttattaataagggctcttagggcaattgttaataaactattttatgaaagtttATTAAAGTATCCGTTAATGTTTCTCCTacataaaacttacaaactaatgtgatAATGAATGTAATTGGTGGGCTTTAACCATCTTATAACTGAATATTTAAATTGTCTCTTTATAATTAATGACACAGCAATTTATAAGCtcaatgtaataaaatttgagtaCCCATAACACTACTCATTTCATAATTACAATTAAGTGTGAGTTTGGGAAGCACGTTTTGCACGTTTCCCAGCAAGTGCTTTTTTTTAGTAGGTCTCGTGCACTCGTAAATACttttttcagtaaaaataactttaaaactgAGTCCCACAACATtattcacaaatttaaaaattattttactacaatgttttcagtttttagtaataagcggtattcaaacgAACCCtaaggaatttgaaattttgatccTAAAAGGTCTCCCTTGAAAACATTAGAATATGTTGATTGAACTACAAAACCTTTGACATATTTGATAATCTTCGGGTTTGTAGAAAACACATCTTAGGTATTAATAAACATGATTTCAAAATGAGGTTTTCAATGCTTGTATAGCTTAATGAATAGGTAC contains:
- the LOC126724797 gene encoding GDSL esterase/lipase 1-like, whose product is MASLSYFFCVFVSLLNLISCHVQSKPNGEHKTLFVFGDSLFDPGNNQYLNGSSVEGGSISWPYGETYFNHSTGRLSDGRLVPDFIAQIAMLPILPPYLQPIAHRFTYGANFASAGAGVLVQTHPGTINLPAQLSYFKAVVKSLRQKLGDVKAKKVVKKAVYLFSIGGNDYFSFSSQYPNASQSDRIKYVEIVIGNLTSVLKDLYGLGGRKIAFQNAGPLGCLPAMKAMNPQLGGKCAKEPSALARLHNRALANALKKLESKLPGFKYSIFDYYNALLDKVYNAPKYGFKNGKDACCGSGPYRAMNCGGGRNGKEPFKVCSDPGAYVWFDGGHTTEAANRQLAELIWSGEPNVTGPYNVKQLFEQA